A single region of the Hoeflea prorocentri genome encodes:
- a CDS encoding PqqD family protein, translated as MDSISEDACFEPVSNLEVSEVPDGFVIYDEPNGKVHYLNPTAAIIYSLCNGKKTVADIQSFIRSAYETDEKTELDGFFQELSDANLIVKRK; from the coding sequence ATGGATAGCATATCAGAAGACGCATGTTTTGAGCCTGTGAGCAATCTCGAAGTGAGCGAGGTACCCGATGGATTTGTGATTTATGACGAACCTAACGGCAAGGTGCATTATCTCAATCCAACCGCGGCGATCATCTACTCGCTGTGCAACGGAAAAAAGACCGTTGCCGATATTCAGAGTTTCATCCGTTCTGCCTATGAAACCGATGAAAAGACCGAACTGGATGGCTTTTTTCAAGAGTTGAGCGACGCGAATCTCATCGTCAAGCGGAAGTAA
- a CDS encoding glycosyltransferase — protein sequence MPARSGNGLAMRCGMFTEALARLGATEVIVVGGQDTVLDEGEIEGVSARVVSTAGRLDTRLRLISQIENGYERAEALRALGRPSSTAVLSAPVIKDVAEWVAQKQWSGIVVSRSYLTPLLNVLRPIADRVPLLVDLDDDDALMLRERAAIARSSNNSQKAAVLEAEADCYEKVIQSCSGHVVTFCSSSEATSFQLKRRLQLSNVVSIPNGIEVPEKARVSAERHTLLFVGNLAYQPNVDGISWFVSHVWQRVRERFPDVELVVAGSNPSSRLAELCHANEVTLESDPVSISPHYTRARAVVIPLRTGAGTRIKLLEAGAHNVPVISTSKGAEGLDVLPDKHFYCCDYDPEEMLSACTECLSSPVEAMQKAEELHAMVCRNYGRSDVIGTITELVQSIIKPTLKQ from the coding sequence ATGCCTGCACGTTCTGGAAACGGCCTTGCGATGCGGTGCGGCATGTTTACCGAGGCGTTGGCACGACTTGGCGCAACCGAAGTAATTGTGGTTGGCGGTCAGGACACGGTGCTCGATGAGGGCGAGATTGAAGGTGTGTCGGCGCGTGTGGTTTCCACTGCCGGGAGACTGGATACCAGGCTCCGCCTGATCAGCCAGATTGAAAACGGCTATGAGCGTGCTGAGGCGCTTCGGGCGCTGGGTCGACCGTCCTCTACAGCCGTTTTGTCCGCCCCCGTCATCAAGGACGTAGCGGAATGGGTGGCGCAAAAGCAATGGTCGGGCATAGTCGTTTCCCGCAGCTATCTTACTCCACTGTTGAATGTCCTCCGGCCGATTGCCGATCGTGTTCCGCTATTGGTTGACCTCGATGATGACGATGCGTTGATGTTGAGAGAACGGGCGGCCATCGCCCGTTCCAGCAATAACTCGCAAAAGGCTGCCGTTCTGGAGGCCGAAGCCGATTGTTACGAGAAGGTTATCCAGAGCTGCTCCGGCCACGTGGTGACGTTTTGCAGCTCCAGCGAAGCCACATCCTTTCAGTTGAAAAGACGGCTTCAGCTTTCCAATGTCGTGTCGATACCAAATGGAATAGAAGTTCCGGAAAAAGCACGTGTGAGTGCAGAGCGTCATACGCTTTTGTTCGTGGGAAATCTCGCCTATCAGCCAAACGTTGACGGTATCAGTTGGTTTGTCAGCCATGTTTGGCAGAGAGTGCGGGAACGCTTTCCAGACGTTGAGCTGGTGGTCGCGGGCAGTAACCCGTCTTCACGGTTGGCGGAACTGTGTCACGCGAATGAGGTTACATTGGAATCGGACCCGGTATCGATATCCCCGCACTACACACGGGCAAGGGCAGTCGTCATCCCGTTGCGAACCGGTGCGGGGACCCGGATAAAGCTGCTGGAAGCCGGCGCCCACAATGTACCGGTTATCTCAACGTCCAAGGGTGCGGAGGGCCTGGATGTCCTGCCGGACAAGCATTTCTATTGTTGCGATTATGACCCGGAGGAAATGTTAAGCGCCTGTACTGAATGCCTGTCCAGCCCGGTGGAGGCAATGCAAAAGGCGGAAGAATTACATGCGATGGTTTGCAGAAACTATGGTCGTTCGGACGTTATCGGGACTATTACGGAACTGGTGCAGTCCATTATTAAACCGACTCTGAAGCAATAA
- a CDS encoding helix-turn-helix domain-containing protein, producing MKNIELSFTAAQCRAARGLLNYSQSRVAEVAHIAPATLSEFERGDRIPSHNNLQAIRTSLETAGIIFLDRSGVRLRSGSEENAPSGTPISPGLCRAARYLLNLSQQDLAEVAGIARSTIAEFERGARMPVADNVAAMRKALEAGGAEFIDPSGGGPGVQLRE from the coding sequence ATGAAAAACATTGAATTGTCCTTCACGGCTGCTCAGTGCCGGGCCGCTCGTGGGCTGTTGAACTATTCCCAGTCCAGAGTCGCAGAGGTGGCCCACATCGCCCCCGCAACGCTCTCGGAGTTTGAGCGGGGCGATAGGATTCCAAGCCACAACAATCTTCAGGCGATACGCACCTCCTTGGAGACTGCCGGTATTATTTTCCTAGATAGGTCAGGAGTTCGCCTACGCTCTGGCTCAGAGGAAAATGCCCCTAGCGGAACACCAATTTCTCCAGGTCTGTGCAGAGCTGCTCGCTATCTTCTTAATCTGTCACAGCAAGATCTGGCCGAAGTGGCCGGAATTGCGCGATCTACGATTGCCGAATTCGAGCGTGGAGCGCGCATGCCCGTTGCCGATAATGTGGCAGCAATGCGCAAAGCCCTAGAAGCCGGTGGCGCTGAGTTCATTGACCCTAGTGGCGGCGGGCCGGGTGTGCAGTTACGGGAGTGA
- a CDS encoding glycosyltransferase, with protein sequence MLSGRSPSISACLIVKNEAHFLPDCLRSIGRQVDEIVLVDTGSVDDTVSIAKSFDCRIFHFDWVDDFSKARNYGLDQATGEWVLYIDADERLNISTAGGLKQALADVDAIAARIKFRSSPKVTPYAEYRLFRNDVRLRFTGSMHETNVPGIFDAVERDGAKIVDRFDVSILHLGYEGDQSAKHERNLPLLEAAIRDDPDRVFLRLHLGSVLGALGRRQDAVRQLTRGIELAERPQAPEQARVEGSACAKVLCDFFLDTGDLAYAVEFAGRGLSLFGENLQLHWMQARCLVAAGSYEDAIEILNGPLNQRYDEFFDPKIAYDHRLFREDRFGLLGSAWFRLAEYQKAADCFARASSEAEDGREYEAKASVARMRLTTAG encoded by the coding sequence ATGTTGTCCGGACGTTCGCCCAGTATCTCCGCGTGCCTTATCGTAAAGAACGAAGCTCATTTCCTACCTGATTGCCTGCGGTCTATCGGGCGACAGGTCGATGAAATTGTGCTGGTCGATACCGGGTCAGTCGATGACACCGTATCAATAGCTAAAAGTTTCGATTGCAGAATTTTCCATTTCGATTGGGTTGATGACTTTTCAAAGGCCCGCAATTATGGTCTTGATCAGGCCACAGGCGAATGGGTTCTGTATATCGATGCGGATGAGCGGCTGAATATCTCGACCGCAGGCGGCCTCAAACAGGCACTAGCGGATGTCGATGCCATCGCCGCAAGAATTAAGTTCCGTTCCAGCCCCAAAGTGACTCCATATGCGGAGTACCGCCTGTTTCGGAATGATGTCCGGCTCCGTTTCACCGGTTCGATGCATGAAACCAACGTGCCCGGCATATTCGATGCGGTTGAACGGGACGGTGCCAAGATTGTCGATCGTTTTGACGTCTCCATCCTGCATCTCGGCTATGAAGGGGACCAGTCTGCAAAGCATGAACGGAACCTGCCGCTGCTTGAAGCAGCGATCCGGGATGATCCGGATCGTGTTTTTCTCCGGTTGCATCTTGGTTCGGTGCTTGGCGCGCTTGGCAGGAGGCAAGACGCCGTCCGGCAACTGACACGTGGAATAGAACTCGCGGAGAGGCCGCAGGCTCCGGAGCAAGCCCGCGTTGAAGGTTCGGCATGTGCCAAAGTGTTGTGCGATTTCTTTCTCGATACGGGAGATTTAGCTTACGCCGTTGAGTTCGCCGGCAGGGGGCTGTCCTTGTTCGGAGAAAACCTGCAATTGCATTGGATGCAGGCCAGATGCCTGGTCGCGGCAGGTTCTTACGAAGATGCCATTGAAATACTCAACGGTCCTTTGAACCAACGGTATGACGAGTTCTTTGACCCGAAAATTGCTTATGATCACCGTCTCTTCCGGGAAGACCGCTTCGGTCTGCTGGGAAGCGCCTGGTTCAGGCTTGCAGAGTATCAAAAGGCCGCCGACTGTTTTGCACGTGCTTCCAGCGAGGCGGAAGATGGACGGGAATATGAGGCCAAGGCGTCGGTCGCAAGGATGCGCCTTACAACGGCCGGATAA
- a CDS encoding indolepyruvate oxidoreductase subunit beta family protein has translation MAVEEQFVARAPDPQLGGIIKLAVMAVGGQGGGVLTNWIESLARAGGYDCQATSVAGVAQRTGATIYYIEMAPAGDGTPVFSLAPSAGDVDILVAAEMMEAGRAIVRGFVTPDRTTLIASTHRALAISEKTVPGDGVASSEEVRAAAEIAASRLILFDMEQIAADNGSVISASLFGALAGSEVLPFSREAFEQAIRAGGRGVEASLRAFGAAFERTADGIEPIASGHAGEKPDASGSEPTGSGPLLEQWRALRARVDGWPETVGDMARPGLQKVVDFQDIAYGKEYLDRVENVLSRDNEDKDYLLTREAAKYIANAMAYDDVIRVADLKTRAPRFSRIRSEMAAPDDSLIQLTEFMHPRAEEIAGMLPAGIGRKVEASERWMARLDRWFNKGRRLRTHRVRPFLMLYILGGLSGYRRRTLRHAIEVDHLERWLRTVFEYLDNDYDVAVEIVRCRRLIKGYSDTHARGLSKFDRVLDAVKLVAGREDAAQWIERLREAALKDEEGEALDGAVETIRSFT, from the coding sequence GTGGCAGTCGAAGAGCAGTTTGTGGCAAGGGCGCCGGACCCGCAGCTTGGCGGCATCATCAAGCTTGCGGTGATGGCCGTCGGCGGGCAGGGCGGTGGTGTCCTGACCAACTGGATTGAATCGCTGGCCCGTGCCGGGGGATATGACTGCCAGGCGACATCGGTTGCCGGCGTCGCACAGCGAACGGGTGCGACCATCTACTATATTGAGATGGCGCCCGCCGGAGATGGAACACCCGTCTTTTCGCTCGCTCCTTCAGCCGGCGATGTCGACATTCTTGTTGCCGCTGAAATGATGGAAGCCGGCCGGGCGATTGTCAGAGGCTTTGTCACGCCGGACCGGACGACACTGATTGCGTCGACCCACCGGGCGTTGGCCATTTCGGAAAAGACGGTTCCGGGCGATGGCGTCGCGTCGTCGGAGGAAGTGCGGGCTGCGGCCGAGATTGCCGCCAGCCGCCTGATCCTTTTCGATATGGAGCAGATCGCCGCCGACAATGGATCGGTGATTTCGGCAAGCCTGTTCGGCGCCTTGGCGGGGTCGGAGGTCCTGCCGTTTTCGCGTGAGGCCTTTGAACAGGCGATCCGCGCCGGAGGCAGGGGCGTTGAGGCCAGTTTGCGTGCCTTTGGGGCGGCTTTCGAACGGACGGCAGACGGGATCGAACCGATTGCTTCAGGGCATGCAGGCGAGAAGCCGGATGCATCCGGTTCGGAACCAACGGGGTCCGGCCCATTGCTTGAACAGTGGCGGGCGCTGCGTGCCCGTGTTGACGGCTGGCCGGAAACGGTCGGTGACATGGCAAGGCCGGGACTGCAGAAGGTCGTCGACTTTCAGGATATTGCCTACGGCAAAGAGTATCTCGACCGGGTTGAAAATGTCCTTTCGCGAGACAATGAGGATAAGGACTACCTGCTGACACGCGAGGCAGCGAAATACATCGCCAACGCCATGGCCTATGACGATGTCATTCGTGTTGCCGACCTGAAGACCCGGGCGCCACGATTTTCCCGCATCCGGTCCGAGATGGCGGCGCCTGACGATTCACTCATTCAACTGACCGAGTTCATGCATCCGCGCGCCGAGGAGATTGCCGGAATGCTACCGGCCGGGATCGGGCGGAAGGTTGAAGCCAGCGAGCGCTGGATGGCTCGCCTCGATCGCTGGTTCAACAAGGGGCGCCGGTTACGCACGCACCGGGTACGTCCCTTCCTGATGCTCTATATTCTGGGGGGTCTTAGCGGCTACCGTCGCCGCACGCTCCGCCACGCGATTGAAGTGGATCATCTCGAGCGTTGGCTCCGTACGGTGTTTGAGTATCTCGATAACGACTATGATGTTGCCGTTGAGATTGTCCGCTGCCGGCGGCTGATCAAAGGCTATTCCGACACACATGCGAGGGGCTTGTCCAAGTTTGACCGCGTCCTTGATGCGGTAAAGCTGGTTGCCGGGCGTGAGGATGCTGCGCAGTGGATTGAGCGCCTGCGTGAAGCTGCCTTGAAGGATGAGGAGGGTGAAGCGCTGGATGGTGCTGTCGAGACCATCCGCAGCTTCACCTGA
- a CDS encoding RidA family protein produces the protein MKRNAINPASMYNAVQFGFSHAVESEGGRLLHMAGQVAWDANGELVGKDDLAAQAAQCFANLTEVLAACGATAENVVRLRTYVVDYSPDKLEVLGPAIGGFYGDVTPAANTLIGVQTLAMPDFLIEVEATAILD, from the coding sequence ATGAAACGCAATGCGATCAATCCGGCCTCGATGTACAACGCCGTTCAATTCGGGTTCTCCCACGCCGTCGAAAGCGAAGGCGGGCGTCTCCTTCACATGGCCGGTCAGGTTGCCTGGGATGCCAATGGCGAACTGGTCGGCAAAGACGATCTCGCTGCTCAGGCCGCACAGTGCTTTGCCAACCTCACAGAGGTGCTTGCTGCATGTGGTGCCACAGCTGAGAATGTCGTGCGTCTGCGCACCTATGTCGTGGACTATTCACCCGACAAGCTGGAGGTGCTCGGTCCGGCCATCGGTGGCTTTTACGGGGATGTGACACCGGCTGCCAACACGTTGATCGGCGTGCAGACACTTGCAATGCCGGATTTCCTCATCGAGGTCGAGGCGACGGCCATACTGGACTGA
- a CDS encoding nucleotidyltransferase family protein has product MRSPDERPDLLIECLKENIKPDELTALRQTLFSDMENLQGVITSAARWQIVESALHAMRQKGLLHPIDGKTNTGQGIRHELAEMEEFLAARRKKQRDGLLEIIGSLNSVGVTPLMLKGSVSLLSGQPWWRSQRDIDFYVHRSEAQTAIQALREIGYEDVPDATTSITHHHLPPMHRADFPAYVEPHIYLSGRQSRYLLPDKYLLENAINAEFAGVSVRLLRFDHFLLFGMMHHHFQNLGTVFGTINLKGLLEFSHANASLDDQSGKQLATTLSNRPRLASAYDLWAAASEEILGSRPVTDTSSVSKERARAIRKRIADGCVATQSEALKEDIRGSMATLRRMNTGPSGVLVLSNLLLRPCLESLTRRSAKHGFAKDRKVSGLREP; this is encoded by the coding sequence ATGAGATCACCGGACGAACGACCGGACTTGCTGATTGAATGTCTCAAGGAAAACATTAAGCCCGACGAGTTGACCGCACTACGTCAAACGCTCTTTTCGGACATGGAAAATCTTCAGGGTGTGATCACATCTGCCGCCAGGTGGCAGATTGTTGAGTCGGCGCTGCATGCCATGCGGCAAAAGGGACTTCTTCATCCCATCGACGGCAAAACAAATACCGGCCAGGGCATTCGTCATGAGCTGGCAGAAATGGAAGAATTTCTCGCGGCACGCCGCAAGAAACAGCGCGACGGATTACTGGAAATCATCGGCAGCCTGAATAGCGTCGGCGTAACGCCCCTGATGCTGAAAGGATCTGTTTCCTTGCTCTCAGGGCAACCCTGGTGGCGATCGCAGCGCGACATTGACTTTTACGTCCATCGGTCGGAAGCGCAAACTGCAATTCAGGCTTTGAGGGAAATCGGTTATGAGGATGTGCCCGATGCCACAACGTCGATAACGCACCATCATCTTCCGCCCATGCATCGGGCCGATTTTCCCGCTTATGTCGAGCCGCATATTTACCTGAGCGGACGTCAGTCGCGTTACCTGCTACCGGACAAATATCTGCTGGAAAACGCGATCAACGCGGAATTTGCCGGCGTCAGTGTTCGCCTTTTGAGGTTCGATCATTTTCTGCTGTTCGGCATGATGCATCACCATTTTCAGAATCTCGGCACGGTGTTTGGAACGATCAACCTCAAGGGTTTGCTGGAGTTTTCCCATGCCAACGCATCCCTGGATGATCAATCCGGCAAGCAACTGGCGACAACGCTCTCAAATCGTCCGCGACTTGCAAGCGCATATGATTTGTGGGCTGCCGCCAGTGAGGAAATCCTTGGCTCCCGTCCCGTCACCGACACAAGTTCCGTATCGAAAGAAAGAGCAAGGGCCATTCGGAAACGCATAGCGGATGGTTGCGTCGCAACCCAGTCTGAGGCGTTGAAGGAGGATATTCGGGGTTCCATGGCGACATTGCGGCGCATGAACACGGGCCCGTCTGGTGTGCTGGTCCTTTCAAATTTGCTGCTCAGACCATGTCTGGAAAGCCTGACCAGACGAAGCGCCAAACACGGGTTTGCCAAGGATAGAAAGGTGTCGGGCTTGCGCGAACCCTGA